Within Populus trichocarpa isolate Nisqually-1 chromosome 6, P.trichocarpa_v4.1, whole genome shotgun sequence, the genomic segment aaaaaacagtttaaaaaacaaaaaaaaaactcagcctttcactgtagattgctacagtgaaaggctgagcagttttagtatatttctaaataaacacATTTTATCGTAAAGTAACATAAATTTCcaattcaaaattgaaaacatagaagaagaaaacaaatattctcTCTTACTTTTATATTGATCAATCTATCCCTTATATATAAGATAGGAACCCTATATAGAAAAGTAGACTAATTAGAATCCTTACAATTAGGATCCTTTATTAGGAAATAATTAGGctctatattattttctaattatgtgCTATTTACAACCTGCAACACTCTCCTTCAAGCTGGAGCATAGATATTTATCATGCCCGACTTGTTACAAAGATAATCAACTCGAGCCCCGTTTAGAGCTTTCGTGAAAATATCCCCCAATTGTTCTTCAATCTTCATATACCCTGTGGAAATCAAACCTTGTTGTATTTTCTCACGGATGAAATGACAGTCAATTTCAATTTGCTTAGTTTGTTCATGGACAACAAGATTAAATGCAATATGAAAATCAGCTTGATTATCATACCATAATTTTGTCGGTACTGAAGCCTTGAGGCCTACTTTAGTTAAGAGCTGGTATATCCACATTATTTCACACACAGACTTTGCCATGACTCTATATTCTGATTTTGCGCTCGATCGTGACACAACATTTTGATTCTTACTTTTCCATGAAACCAAATTGCCTCCAACAAAGACATAATAATCTGATGTGGATCTTCTATCTAACTTGGaacctgcccaatctgcatctgaaaaacattcaatataaGTGTGTCCATGATTTTCATACAAGATACCACGTCCAGACGCTCCTTATAAGTAAcacaaaatttgttttaaaactgcCCAATGGTGAACTGTTGGGGATGACATAAACCGACTTACAACATTGATAGAATAAGCAATATCTAGACGAATCACTGTAAGATAATTCAACTTCCCAACCAGTCTTCTATATATCTCTGGATCTTCAAATAATTCACCATCTTTTGTAAGTTGCGAATTAGAAATCATCGAGACACTACATGGTTTCGCCTCCAATTTCCCTATCTCGATTAATAAGTCAAGTACATATTTCCTCTGAGATAGAAAAATACCTCTTTTGCTCCTATTTACTTCAACACCCAAGAAATACTTTATCATCCCTAAATCTTTTGATACCATGAAAacatagaagaagaaaacaaatattttcttactTTTACATTGATCAATCTATCCATTATATACAAGATAGGAACcctatatttgaaaataaactaattagaaTCCCTATAATTAAGACACTATATTAGGAAATAATTAGGctctatattattttctaattatgtgctatttataacatgcaacaaaaataaaaccataaaaacttgataataccataataaaactcaattatccATCAAAATCTATCTTATGTTATTCCTtggattttattcaaaatacatcaaggtgttttaattaaaaaaaaaccacataataattattcataatcTATATCAATTCATGTTCATATGCATATATAATTACCTATACacaaattaattcaacaaacctCTAACTTATCAACTATTCTCAGATAAACCTCAACTTTTCAACAaactaattataaagaaaaggaCTCATAGACAATTTTATAaagcaataaaatataataattaacttaaCTCATGGGctaagacttaaaaaaaaaaaaaaaaaatcacgggCCTCACATTGTTACTAACACTGTTGTCCTTTTCATGGTTGTTTGATCTCCCTTTAATGTTATTACTTACACTGTGTGCGCGCCTAAGATCAACTTGCATTATTTTTGTACATTTGTTTGAGGAGTCTTTCACCCCTTGATACGGACCAGCCCGCTCGCATCacctcttctccttctcttctatGTATGTTCTGTAGAGATGGCCGCATCACAAGACTTTCTACCAAAGGATTTGAAAATCCCATGTATTCTGACATTCGTAGAAGAAACTACTAGTGTTGTGATCACTTTACAGAATCTGATGCATTATCATGGGTTAAAAAAAGGGGATAAAATATGTTCATCAtacaaaattcaaagaaaaagctGAGTCTTCAAATCAAATGAAAGATGCATGTTGAATTGATCATTTATTGGAGTTCCAGAAACTAAGCAACAGCACtcctaaatcatttttttcttcttaaaagaACATGTTAATACAGTAAAGAACTTGAGAAATAAACAAATCACAGTTCCAATCAAATCATTGTGTCGAGAATTTAAAATTGAACTTTAATCTTTTCTGCTCTTTCTCTATTCTGACTCTCTGTATCTTACCTCTTTGAGGGCTCAAGGAGGGGGACCTCCTGATCTTTTCTGAAATGGGAGTATTTGGTGGTGCTTGGAGTTGTTAGCTAaagaatattttgatgatatgatCAAGCTTTGCTCACACGCCACGCCCTTTTAAGCAACTGTCTTTACCACAATCACAATATACACGCCCTTCTGTCACGCCTTCTACCatcttttgtttctctctcccTCTATTACAGCTGCAGAAACGgcacaacaattaaaaaaacggGTTGCTTCCTCCTTTTGCGTTCCTTTCTCCCTCCCTTCCTTCAAATCTCATCCTTTCGTCTAATCTTTATTTATACTCTATTTTTAGACCCTGGTGCCTGttgcttgttaattttttatgatgctGCAGGCAGAAATTGAGTCCTGATATGATGCTGGAACATTTCATTTCTGAGGAGAAGTGCACCTTTCTTTTCAAGCAGTGTTCAATCCATCACAAGCACAGCAAAGTTAAATGGACGTACAGAACATTATGCCTGGTAGCAAGTTTAGGATGTTGTTAGAATAATGATTGATACAACCAATAGAACGGCTTAGATAAATTCAACTTAAGAATACTAGATATAAtctatatttcatttatttgtctCATTTTCTCAAGTTAGATCTACACATGCTTTAATTAGGTTAAGGGAGCCATTGATATTGCTTCTGCACCTGAAATTCGCTGGTCCCAgataaagataatgttactcGATCACTTTCTGCAGATTCTCTtgctgctctctctctttccctctctactcttcttttgttttggtcAATCTCTTCTCGCAGATTCTCTTCTTGTGATTCATGTAAGTAAATTCCCTGATCTGTTTCAACTAAGGGTGTTATAGCAGTCCACTTGAACTTTCTTCACGAAGTTTGTCATGGTATCATCATCAAAGAGCAGCTAGGAGTTTGCACTGTTTGAATGAGAACCGTGTTGTGTCTGTGCTCTTGCATTCATTACCCAACACATACTCTTGATGTCTTTCCGCGAGTTCGATCCTATAATTTGCACACAACCCCATCCACCCCCACCTTGCTCTGCCTAGATATGTTATGTGACTTGGATTGTCATAGGAGAATAAATGTTTCCTAGCAGCTCAAGTAATTTCTCCTTACGCTGCCAGTGGAGAACAAATGCCAAGGATTCCTCTTCCTTGTTCGGAGATGAAGAACGTAAATGTCTAGTCTATTCCCATCAAGTTCAAAAGACTAACAACCACATTAATTTATCACTGTACCTTCATAATTCAATAGGTTATTTCTTGACATCCAGCACTACCAGTAGTCCTCACATGAACAGGCGCCATCACAAAAATGATGAAACCGATTGGTATCTCTGACAATGATTTCCCTTTCCACCAGCTTGGACACAAACTTGAATGCTGAATGGCAATCACCACAAATTCTGATATTCTTCTTGATGCGGATTGTGGATCCAGGAGGTGTGTTGAGAAGTGCAAAAGCTAGAGCAAGCTTCTCGCTATGGTACTGCAACTTTGCTTCCCTCTCCTGCTGGTCCATACACAAAAGCACGTGGCTACTGTCTGGAACATAACCAATTTCCTTAATCTTATCACTAATCTGCTCCCACATATTATGGATCTCTCTTCTCTGTGGGTGGGCATCATCATCTGCCACAAACACGTGGACTTCATTCTCCATCTCTACCCAACTACAAGCAGGCTCCTTTTTCACTCCACtttctttcatcatttttctcaCTTTAGCAGCATCATTCCATCTACCAGCTAATGCATATATATTATAGAGCAATACATGGGTACCTGGATAGTGAGAATCCAGTTCAAAAATACATTCAGCTGCATAACCACCTAACTCCATATTCTTATGCATCCTACAAGCACCCAGCAACGCTCCCCAGACAGCAGCAGTGGGTTTAATTGGCATTTCACTTATGAATTGTATGGCTCGATCAAGATGTCCAGCTCGACCAAGAAGATCAACCATTGTGACATAATGTGAAATTTGTGGCTCTACATTGTATTTCTTCATCATGTCAAAATAATGACGTCCTTCATCCAAAAGGCCCGCATGGCTACAAGCAGTAAGAACACACAAGAATGTTATATCATTAGGAGCAATTCTAGTCCTCAGCATTTCTTCAAACCTTTGTAAAGCTACCTTCCCAAGTCCATGTTGAGAATATCCAGTAAGCATTGAATTCCAAGAAACAACATCCCGTTTTGCCAACCTATCAAAAACTTTCTTTGCATCCTCAATGCTGCCTGATTTTGCATACATGTCAAGCAAAGTGTTTCCAACAAAAGCTACTAGCTTTTCACCCCATTTTATCATAAGGGCATGAACCCATTTCCCTTGCTCCAATGACCCCATGCTAGCACAAGCACAAAGAACACTAGAATAGGTAAAGTGAGTAGGTTTAACATTCTCCCTCAGCATGTTCGAGAACAAACAAAAAGCCTTGTCTCCTTGACCCTTCCTAGCATAGCCAGCAATCAAAGCATTCCAAGAAACCTCATTTTTGCTCACCATAACATCAAATATCAACTGGGCTTCCTCCAAATGATGGCACCTAGCATACATATCCAAAATAGCACAACTCACATACACATTCGAATCATAACCGTACCTTAAACAAAGCCCATGAAGCTGCCTACCCTGCAAAACATCAGTAGACCCAACCCCAGAAGCCGCCTTCAACAAACTAGCCAAAGTGAACTGATTGGGTTTCAATCCAATCCTTAGCATTTCAGGGAGCAAAAGAAGCGCATCCTGCGGCCTATCATGTTGAGAATACCCAGTAATCAAAGCAGTCCAAGTGACAACATCTCTACTAGACATTTCATCAAACAGTTTACGTGCATAAACCAAATCACCACATTTCGCATACAAGTTGAGAAGGGTGTTTTGCATAACAAGATCGTCTCTGAATCTGGAATTGAGAAGAAGGGCATGAATAATCTTCCCTTCATTGAGTTTGTTCAAATGGGTGCATCTCTTTAGCAACGTGTGACAGATTTCTCTTGCACCTGCATTGTTTTTGCATTGCTGTCGTATAAGCTCCATCAATCATTGATTATTATTACTATACAGGAAATTACACAAGATTCCTAAAGTCCTGTCCTGTCGCATAAGAGTATCGAATCTTGAGTTGCACCTTGGCTGATCACCTAGCTAGGAACCACAGGTCACCCATCTTCGCGAGGGTGTTTGATTTGAAGgtgtgatggtttttttttttaaatacaatatattttaagcaCATCTAATCACCCCTccaaaaactacaaaaacatgctttatacttaaaaaaaagcaCCTCTCCTCCAAGCACTCAACGAGCACTCACCGAACAAGATGCCCCCATGGGTTCCATCTCATGGATTATATCTCCAAAGCCCCCGCTCTGTCCGGACAATTCCGGACCATACCAAATGCCTCTAGTGGGTCATATTTCTAAAGCTTTGGTCCTTCCAGGCAACTCATCAAACAGGATGACCAGAAGATTTACAATTGATGAGTAATGTCTTTAAAGCTCCAGCCCGTTCAAGCCAAAAAACGGAGCTGTAAAAGAGTTAATCTATCTAAAATTGAGAGAATCTTACCGTGAGACAAAAGTGATAATTGATGTGATATATAATCTGGTTTATTCTACAAAAATCCAAGGTTGGACCTCTTCATGGTTGTCGGTTTTCTTTCTTATGGCCTCATGGACACTTGACCCAACATATAACATTTCCTGACATGTAAAAGAACTCTCACcaaaattaaccttttttttttacaccctCCTCGTATATTTTACCCATACTTAATAATCAGGGTAGTTTCATCGAGACTTCTCCCAATAATTTAAAAGGGAATTTTAGAAGAGCAGcaagtttttattgaaattattaatgataaagCTGATGTGACTTGTTCACTGAAATGGCATCTAGCAAATCCACTGGCAGACGCTTTAAGGCCTCTGTCTCTCTCGAAATATGATTTTGGAATTTGGGAAATGCTTGGAATTTCTGTGTTGTGGTTGCAAAATCAGCAAAACCATAACATAAAGAAAGATAAAACCAGGGTcacactctctctttttttggggTGTAAAGTGTCAGACACTTTTATCATGTTCATCCAACGCTAGGGTGTTTAAAGCTAAGCTTGCGTTTGAAAAGAGGCAGGGATATCCAAAGCACGTGAAATCTCCTCCTAAGTTTGCTAGGTTAGAGATGTCAAGCAATAAGCAAATGGGTACCTCTCCTAGTTTATACCAAACATACAATATAACCCCACTTGCAAAGAACGCacaaaattttcatttctgGCTGCTTCTTCTGGCTTGTaaaggaagagaagagaggaTAAAGCTTCGTTTTGTTTATTTGATGCGGCGTGGTGTGATTTGCGTTTTGTTCTGACGACCCCCTGTAATGCCaaacacataataaaacaaCAGCAAATCCATAGATATCCATCACAAAAGATAACACATGATGATGTTCTTCCACCAAACCATGTGCTAAAGCCCTCCAAACTGCCAAACCCAAAACTTAGGCGCCCACTGCTTCACTCTCTTGTTTGCGCTTCTTAATTTGCCTCTTTATAACCAATAAGCTCGTCCATTTCCAAATCCAAGTGCCTCAGATATTCTACCTCCTGTTCCATACTCAAAAGCCCTTCAAACTCAAGCTTCTCCTTTTTGGGCCTACTTATAACGTTTCCTGCCATTCAAGAAGTACTTTCAAGCTATACAAAAGAATGTTAGGAAGCGCTTTCTTACCTCCTAAACCCTCCCTCTCCCACTCCTCTCCCAGCCATTTTAGTCCATGGGTTGAATCTCCGATTCGGGCCTTCGTAGTCACAGCATCTGCAGCCACTATCAGTCCAGATTCGGTGAAGGCAAAGTCATCAAGAAATACACTATACGAAATCCTCTGTGTCGACCAAACTGCATCCCAAGCTGAGATCAAGGCTGCATACCGAAGTCTGGCAAAACTTCATCATCCAGACATCACTCCTTCAGATCGTGATGGTCAGGATTTCATAGATATCCACAATGCTTATGCCACCTTATCTGATCCTGCAGCTAGGGCTAGCTATGACTTGTCAATTCGTGCTTCAGCTCCATGTTATCGATTTAGATATTCTACTTCAAACACTTTTCAGGGACATCGACCAACTAGGAGGTGGGAAACTGATCAATGTTGGTAGGCAACCTAGCTTAACTATTTGCTCATAATGTAATTTGTACCATCAACAACGGAATCAAAGCCCTTGCCCACATCTACTTCTTCTTCAAACCCgaccttttttctctcttaattttcaGATACAAAAAGGTTCAAATCAGGATTGAAAATTTGTCAAGTAAAACTATGAACAGAAACTTCAAGAGCACTCCATAAATCACATGACATATGTGTCAACTGAAAATTCAGCTCTCTTTGAAACAGTGGCCGTAGACAGAGGGTTATATACATGGAGAATCACTCAAGCATAAAAtactggtttttttaaaaaaaattagcatagtAACTTAAAATTTTTGACAGAAGTTTAAACAAGCGCGATATAAGGTGTATATTTGAAAACGTGATACaaactgtgtttttaaaaattttaattttttatttgcttaaaataatttttttatatatttttaaatcgttttgatgtgctgatattaaaaataatttttaaaaaataaaaaagttttattttaatgcatttctaagcgaaaaacactttgaaccgccaCCGCTACCATAATCTCAAACAGGCCCATAATAGTTGTTATATTTTAGAAaagcaataattaaatatgtCGCATTTTAGAATTACGATAACTTTACATTCACACTTTAAAAGTGCGGCATGATGTGATATTTAAACCTATCTTCTGATCGAAGAACACAGACAGATGCATCTCCCccccttttctctctcaaaaccaCTGTTCACAACCTTTTTCTCTCTAGAAACCCTACCAATCACTTGTTTTTTTGCCATTGAAACACTCAAAAATCAAACTCATCTTAGTCTCCAAGCAACCTAGAATGTTTTCCTTATCGAAATCTGCTGCTGCCACCATCGCCATAACCTTTTCTCTGGTCCTACTAGCAAAGTAAACATAATACACTGCTATGAATTTGTGTTTGGttagttgaaatgaaatcattaATTGTTTAAGGTTGAGATTGAATTTagagtttattaaattaaagataaattagctatgaatatcataaattagggttgatttgatatagttgaatatgaaaataagttaaattgattatttcaattaattatgtgtTGCTTTGTATTTTGGATAAGTTGTTGAATTAGAAATTTTGTGTAGATTGTTGGAATTGGCTAATATGTTATCAACTACACTTGATGATTTCATGCAATAAAGTATGAATGCGATAGaattttgagaaattatatGTTGCATTGAATTGGGGATAAGTTgttgaatttgatattttctttgaattgttttaatttgctatgACTTTGAGTTTAATTAATGCAATTAAGcatgaaaatatcaattatatttgatatcatgaattatgtttaaattttgtCAAGTATCCTTTTGTGTTAAATTTTGgtaatttgattgaatttgctatgaattttgTCAATTACAGTTGGAATAAtacaatttagttaaaattatatctaattgATCAAAATCCGATTTGATATATGAGTACCACATGTTGGGTCATCACACCGGATCTCGAGTAAGTCCCTCCACCTATATACATACAATATGAGCAACAAACCAATATATGAGTATCACATGTCGGGTCATCACACCGTATCCCAAGGAATTCCCTCCACCTATATACATGCAATACTAGCAACAAGCCCAGTAAATACAAAATATCATaagtaatcaattttttttagaattaatatatgttaaaaattgagttttatttattgatatttttaatttaatattaatgttttattaatattagtttGACTTGTTGCTACAAGAGGGTCGAGATGCAACATCTTTGCTTCGTAatattaacaaagaaaacagAGGATACACTTATACATATTGATGATTAAATGTTTGCCACAATGGATTTGATATCTTTGAAGAGAAGTTAACTCTTGATGATACCATGATAGAGAACAAGGTCACTTAGATAAGAGTAAGAGGAGAATGCAGTTGTGCTATTGATGAGCCTGGATCATCCAGTAGATGACATAGACATATAGATAGATAGGTTGTTGATATATTTTGGGATTTCAATTActaaaatgttttattatttaagtatttaagattcattttgcatgtatatattttacttatttgtatttttttaggctacttgtgattataaaatataagaatttattgTGTTTGGTTATTGTGGTTCTTTACAGATACTTTTAAACCGGACAAAATTTTAGTTATGGTTCTATGcccaaattttgttaaaaatagaaattttctTACCCTCTAAAatcattaactaaattaaatataatattaacaaactaaatgaTAAATCtcataataaccattttttgcTAGATTTAGATAAATGGAAACTTGTTGCTGGAATTTTCATAGAATGACTACGATGGCTTATGGAATTTAATTGATGTCGCGGTTCTGAACGAcgacatttaattaatattacgGTTTTGAAATGcaacattaattaattgtcGGAATTCAAAAATGCAACATCAAttataataaccattttttgttagatttagatAAATGGAAACTTGTCGCTGAAATTTTCATAGAATGATTGTGATGGgcaatgaaatttaattgatgtcGCGGTTCTGAACTAcgacatttaattaatattgcgGTTTTGAAATGcgatattaattaattgtcgCAATTCAGAAATGCAACATCAATTATATATCGTGTTTCTAAACcacaacattaattaaatatcacgGTTCTGATTCACGATATTCAAAAGTGTGCTATTTTGTCAAAACTTTTTACTCAGGTGTTAattctccatttctttttaatttctatgcTAATTACCTAATTTGTCCAAAATACTGAAGTAATTCAAGCAAATCATATCATTTCAACTTTTTTCCTAGAACCCTGTATtccatgcatttttatttatttttttattctgatgTCTTGAATTACAGAAGCATTAGCACTAATTTAGAACAGAAGACAGAAGAGATAGCAATGGAAGAAGGAAACAACCTAGTTTTGGCTGCAAAGCTAGGATCTCAAGTTACTGTTGACATATTAAGGATAGAAATATACTTGCCAGATTCCTTTTAACAGCAAAATGTAACAGCCACGAACTAGGCCAGGATCGGAGATATATTAGGTGatggaaaatgattaaaaaaaagaaagtagctGACATGACATGCAATCTGGAAATTCAGGTCAGCATTCTGTTGGATTAATACCCTCTTTAAAACTAGAAACAATGATAGACAGAGAAGGTTATAGAAGAACCACACAAACTAATCCAACCAAATTGCAACACTACTACCAATTCCCTGCCCAGAACACTTTAGTACCTAAAAAATGGCATATTACaagcccttttcttttccttttttttatgccATGAAACAAAAAATCTATTATATACAACAGAAGGCAGAAGCAAAAGGATAGAACCGtgcaagaagaaagaaatgaccTTGGTTTGGCTGCAAAACTAGGATCCCAGGCAGTATTGATATATAACACAAGGATAATGAGAGTGCTAAAGTAATACGATGAGAACTAAGGCAGGCTGCTGCTGAAAAATGCCTACAATAGAGCTAGAAGGATGAGAACAAAGCTAGGAAACAGCGGCGGAAACAGGGAAGAAGCTGCTGGCCGCAGAGTCTGTGCAGGAGTCCTTGCGGCAGGGGGGGTTTGAAAGGCTATAAATGTATTGATGTTTCAACAAGCAGAATTTATTAAACACCTTTCAGCACTTTATGAACTTATCTTTCTCTTCTTGAGTATCCATCACTTCTCTATAAAGGTGAGGATTGTAGCAGTGTTATATATGAGAACTTGAGAGGGAGAGTTTTCATTTTGGACACGAGGCAATGCAAGTGCTTGCAGCCTGAGGTGCACCGGATTTGAGTTTTGGCGTAGAATTTTTGTCTAGATAAGGCGGATTAATTCATCTGGCAATTTCTCGAATTTGTTCTCTTTCAATCTTGCAGAAGATGATCTTCTCAGCGTGACCACGTTCTGATGGCTGCTCGTAGTTATCTCTTGGAGGAGGAATCTTTCTGTACATGCACCTAGCTCTCTTGTATAAAAGTAGGGTTcttctcatttatgtttttcataacGAGTTTCGTTTTTATGTAAACTTTTTCTTGAACAATCAGTCTATGATCCTAGTTCAATTCTCACATTTTTGAGGGAGTTCAACAACATATAAA encodes:
- the LOC7489184 gene encoding pentatricopeptide repeat-containing protein At3g24000, mitochondrial; the encoded protein is MELIRQQCKNNAGAREICHTLLKRCTHLNKLNEGKIIHALLLNSRFRDDLVMQNTLLNLYAKCGDLVYARKLFDEMSSRDVVTWTALITGYSQHDRPQDALLLLPEMLRIGLKPNQFTLASLLKAASGVGSTDVLQGRQLHGLCLRYGYDSNVYVSCAILDMYARCHHLEEAQLIFDVMVSKNEVSWNALIAGYARKGQGDKAFCLFSNMLRENVKPTHFTYSSVLCACASMGSLEQGKWVHALMIKWGEKLVAFVGNTLLDMYAKSGSIEDAKKVFDRLAKRDVVSWNSMLTGYSQHGLGKVALQRFEEMLRTRIAPNDITFLCVLTACSHAGLLDEGRHYFDMMKKYNVEPQISHYVTMVDLLGRAGHLDRAIQFISEMPIKPTAAVWGALLGACRMHKNMELGGYAAECIFELDSHYPGTHVLLYNIYALAGRWNDAAKVRKMMKESGVKKEPACSWVEMENEVHVFVADDDAHPQRREIHNMWEQISDKIKEIGYVPDSSHVLLCMDQQEREAKLQYHSEKLALAFALLNTPPGSTIRIKKNIRICGDCHSAFKFVSKLVEREIIVRDTNRFHHFCDGACSCEDYW
- the LOC7489185 gene encoding chaperone protein dnaJ 11, chloroplastic, translating into MLGSAFLPPKPSLSHSSPSHFSPWVESPIRAFVVTASAATISPDSVKAKSSRNTLYEILCVDQTASQAEIKAAYRSLAKLHHPDITPSDRDGQDFIDIHNAYATLSDPAARASYDLSIRASAPCYRFRYSTSNTFQGHRPTRRWETDQCW